tcccaagtggcaactctgaatcttaATAACAAATCCCGTTCTGATTGCCCTTTAagtgaaaaaactcctttatgcccttgcgagtgtaggtaaaaaggaggtgtgacggaGGTAACATaagaagacaccaatgcttggaaaatgttcttcgatggagcagtaAACGCAAAAGGCAtcggaattggggcaatcttgatctcacccactagtCAGCACTATCCAGCCACAGCCCGGCTTcgatttttctgcacaaacaacactgctgagtatgaagcctacattatgggtatgaatatggCAATCGACAAAGATATGGAAGAATTGTTGATCATGGGAGATTAGgacttgattatccgacaagctcagggtgaatgggaaactcgggatgtcaagcttattccctACATACAACATGTGGAAGATTTTAGCAAGCAGTTCAAGTAAGGTACATCCCTCATTTTCACAATGAATTGGCCGATGCACTCGCCACTTTAGCCTCGATGTTGCCATATCCAGGCAATCTCCACATTGACtcgttggaaatccaaatccgagaaaggTGTAGTTACTGCAATACGATTAAGATGGAACCACATGTttagccatggtatcatgatattaagagatttctgaaaataaaagaatatcccgagcaagccaaTAGAGATTAAAAGAGAACCAATAGAAGGTTTGCCGGCGATTTCTTCTTGAGCGGCGAGGTCTTAtataaaaggactccagatctcaacTTGCTAAGATGTATGGATGCCGAAGAGGCAGGAAGAATCATGCGTGAAGTGCACGCAGGGGTgtgtggaccccacatgaatggatacgtcctggcaaagaagatccttcaagcaggctattattgtatgactatggaaaaagattgcttcaATTTTGTTCgaaaatgtcatcaatgtcaggtgcacggtgatctgaTGCGCCGTGGTCGTTCGTTGCCTGGGatatggatgttattgggccgatcgagccaaaagcttcaaacgggcatagattcatattggtttccatcgactacttcacgaagtgggttgaagcaattactctcaaaGCTGTCACCAAAAAAGCTGTGGTAGACTTCGTGCACTCCAATATCATCTGTTGTTTCGGTActcctgcaactatcattacggataatgctgAAAACTTGAATAGTAacttgatgagggagatatgtaAGCAGTTCAAGATCACACATTGAAATTCTACCCCTTATCAACCTTAAGCTAATGGCGTTGTCggagcagcaaacaagaacatcaagaagattttgagaaagatgatccaaagttccaggcaatggcatgaaaagttgccatttgcattgttgggatatcgcacaactGTGCGCACATCAGTTGGAGCAACCtcatatcttttggtttatggcactgaagtcgTGATACCCGccgaagttgaaatcccttctcttcgGATCATTGTAGAAGCTGAGATTGAGGATAGTGAGTGGGTGAAAGCCCATTtggaacagttaaccctgattgatgaaaaacaaATGGTTGCattctgccacgggcagttgtaccaacaaaggatggcccgtgcctacaacaagaaagtgtggcctaggaactttgaagtggggcaactcgttttgagGCGTATTCTCCCTCaccaccaggaagcaaaaggaaagttttctCCTAACTAGAAGGGCCCATACATTATCAGAAAGTTATTGCCAAAAGGGGCGTTATACCTGGGagacatcgaaggaaatgaccccaaaacagctgtaaatgcagacacagtcaaaaggtattatgtctagtctttctacaacaacaacattatccgattgggatgatGAAGGTTTTCATTCttgctaccccaaacactccactcctttgctaaccctttgagccagttacctttctttcattaccctctttggaacttgaaaaTGTTTGtgataaaaaaaatcaatcaaaacaaaagaaaaggaaaaacaacaaaacaaaatgtttccctgaactacgttcaacttgattctgaaaggatatgtaggcagcctctctctagggttcagtcgcaccaaaataaaaatcaaatttcccccaaaagtgaaactggggcagatgttataatggttcaacgatgatcccgcctgaacaGTTCAAAAGTTGTACTTCGATCCAatttctttttacccaaaccttgttcaagtccttccgatcaattggTAAAAGATGTTCAAAATCAAAGAAAGCAGTtgtttggatccgatgcaatcaagatgagagaaataaaatgagagagtcttattggtaaaaacccacgggcaccgtaaggcgatggggagcagagaaattgaaatgagagagttttgttagtgaaaactcgtaaaacagcactataaggcgacagtgagaaaagaaatgagagaggtcaattggCGAAAACGCGCAAAGGGCACCACTGATCGAAAAGAGGGAATTCTTTAAGATCATCGGCAGacaagagtcctggcaaggttcctcaGTTTTTGAGATACAAATTATGAAGGGTTTCTGCAAAATCAGATGGTTTACatagatc
This sequence is a window from Nicotiana sylvestris chromosome 3, ASM39365v2, whole genome shotgun sequence. Protein-coding genes within it:
- the LOC138887988 gene encoding uncharacterized protein, with the translated sequence MDVIGPIEPKASNGHRFILVSIDYFTKWVEAITLKAVTKKAVVDFVHSNIICCFGTPATIITDNAENLNSNLMREISNGVVGAANKNIKKILRKMIQSSRQWHEKLPFALLGYRTTVRTSVGATSYLLVYGTEVVIPAEVEIPSLRIIVEAEIEDSEWVKAHLEQLTLIDEKQMVAFCHGQLYQQRMARAYNKKVWPRNFEVGQLVLRRILPHHQEAKGKFSPN